The Cloeon dipterum chromosome 3, ieCloDipt1.1, whole genome shotgun sequence genome includes a region encoding these proteins:
- the Nt5b gene encoding cytosolic purine 5'-nucleotidase isoform X1 — MLKDDDSPDAVFSEENAFKTPSSESSDIGRKWYRKAEHRIFVNRSLHLQKIKFYGFDMDYTLAEYKSPQYETLGFNLVKQRLVHMGYPAEILEFGYDPSFPVRGLWFDSTYGNLLKVDAYGNILVCVHGFEFLKFSEVYELYPNKFLQLDYNRTYVLNTLFNLPETYLLACLIDFFTNSPDFIREKTGVKGGDIFMSYKSIFQDVRNAVDWVHIHGDLKSKTIENMEEYVKRDPRLPTVLARLRESGAKTFLLTNSDYNFTNKIMTFLFDFPHGARPDEPHRDWKMYFDYIVVDACKPLFFGEGTILRQVDVRTGGLKIGIHVGPIQQGFVYSGGNCDVFTQMIGAKGKDVLYVGDHIFGDILKSKKIRGWRTFLVVPELVQELHVWTDKCNLFQELQALDVRLGDMYKNLDSSAKEKPDISKLRQAIRDATHKMDLTYGMMGSLFRSGSRQTFFSSQVVRYADLYAATLLNLIYYPFSYMFRAPAMLMPHESTVAHEQRFIMESPMIARSRTYSVLDQPHPVEEEPEQTFSRTRQVERAQSQVPHARPETPRHVTHNHDEDCSDDESDEVRSGHSDPEKVTADLSAVKMGPTLIDCPAEATDVAGPCDPGAISERVLVD; from the exons AATATTTGTCAACAGAAGTCTTCActtgcagaaaattaaattctatgGCTTTGACATGGACTATACTCTGGCTG AGTATAAAAGCCCGCAATACGAGACGCTGGGCTTCAACCTTGTGAAGCAGCGTCTTGTGCACATGGGCTACCCTGCCGAGATTTTAGAATTTGGTTACGATCCGAGTTTCCCAGTGCGCGGCCTCTGGTTTGACTCCACCTACGGCAACCTGCTCAAAGTCGACGCCTACGGCAACATCCTCGTCTGCGTGCATGGTTTTGAATTCCTCAAATT CTCGGAGGTGTATGAGCTATACCCCAACAAGTTCCTGCAGCTTGATTACAACCGCACTTACGTACTGAACACTCTGTTTAACTTGCCTGAAACTTACCTGCTTGCTTGCCTGATCGACTTCTTCACAAACTCGCCGGATTTCAtcag AGAGAAAACTGGTGTGAAAGGAGGCGACATCTTTATGTCGTACAAGTCTATCTTCCAAGACGTCCGAAATGCGGTTGACTGGGTCCACATTCAT GGGGATCtgaagtccaaaaccatcgagaATATGGAAGAATATGTGAAACGTGATCCCCGTCTTCCCACTGTGCTAGCAAGGCTACGCGAGTCTGGCGCGAAAACATTCTTGCTCACTAACAGTGACTACAATTTCACCAACAAAATCATGACATTCCTTTTCGACTTTCCGCATGGCGCTCGA cCTGACGAGCCGCACCGTGACTGGAAAATGTACTTTGATTACATTGTGGTGGACGCTTGTAAACCATTATTTTTCGGTGAAGGGACCATTCTCAGACAAGTTGACGTACGGACTGGAGGTCTCAAGATCGGCATTCACGTCGGGCCAATCCAGCAGGGATTCGTTTACTCTGGAG gaaaCTGCGACGTGTTTACACAAATGATCGGAGCCAAAGGCAAGGACGTGCTTTACGTTGGTGACCACATTTTTGGTGACATTCTCAAAAGCAAGAAGATCCGTGGCTGGCGAACTTTCCTCGTTGTGCCGGAGCTTGTCCAAGAGCTGCATGTCTGGACTGACAAGTGCAATCTCTTCCAG GAGTTGCAGGCGCTGGACGTGCGTCTAGGAGACATGTACAAGAACCTGGACAGCTCGGCAAAGGAAAAGCCGGACATCTCAAAACTGCGTCAGGCGATCAGGGACGCGACGCACAAGATGGACCTCACCTACGGTATGATGGGCAGCCTATTCAGGTCAGGCTCGCGCCAGACCTTTTTCTCGTCGCAGGTCGTGCGCTACGCCGACCTGTACGCCGCCACCCTGCTCAACCTGATCTACTACCCCTTCAGTTACATGTTCAGAGCGCCTGCCATGCTT ATGCCGCACGAATCGACTGTCGCGCACGAGCAGCGCTTCATTATGGAATCGCCGATGATTGCCCGCTCAAGGACCTACTCCGTGCTTGACCAGCCGCATCCAGTTGAAGAGGAGCCTGAGCAAACCTTTAGTAGG actCGTCAGGTGGAGCGCGCGCAGAGCCAGGTGCCGCACGCCCGTCCGGAAACGCCGCGCCACGTGACGCACAACCACGACGAAGACTGCAGCGACGACGAATCAGACGAGGTGCGCTCAGGGCACAGCGACCCCGAAAAGGTGACCGCCGACCTGTCGGCCGTCAAGATGGGGCCGACGCTGATCGACTGTCCGGCTGAGGCGACCGACGTGGCCGGGCCGTGCGACCCGGGGGCCATCAGCGAGCGGGTTCTTGTCGACTGA
- the AQP gene encoding aquaporin-11, producing the protein MRISIAEILDGVRDVLEISPLAYSVLCIVFTASLSQYLRNAVRSASDPGVWRQCLEEMVAAFELCGCCFELIIIADNYGVGAYAVSLFLLTIWWSKHWGDATACPYTFIEDLLERRTNYGVVVLKTIFGLIGALSVFQYIQLIWGLEMVENHKGRATARCTADLQVPVLYGALVELGATFICRVSSRTISELGPKQGAAIDSFIATSLVVMGFNYSGGYYNPLLATGLKMGCLGHTFAQFFVVYWLGATLGSVASSYFFRLPAVHNLLVPKAAAEATKPAEEEIDSVWPDHED; encoded by the exons atgAGGATCAGCATCGCAGAGATTCTCGACG GGGTGCGAGATGTGCTGGAGATCAGTCCACTCGCGTACTCCGTGTTGTGCATCGTTTTCACCGCCTCCCTGAGCCAGTACCTGCGGAATGCGGTGCGCAGCGCCTCCGACCCTGGCGTCTGGCGACAATGCCTCGAAGAAATGGTCGCCGCATTCGAACTCTGCGGATGCTGCTTCGAACTCATCATCA TCGCTGACAACTACGGCGTGGGAGCGTACGCGGTGTCACTGTTCCTGCTGACGATTTGGTGGTCGAAGCACTGGGGCGACGCCACCGCCTGCCCCTACACCTTCATCGAGGACCTGCTCGAGCGCCGCACCAACTACGGGGTCGTCGTGCTCAAGACAATCTTCGGCCTGATCGGCGCCCTCTCCGTTTTCCAGTACATTCAACTCATTTGGGGCCTTGAAATGGTCGAAAACCACAAAGGCAGGGCAACCGCCAGGTGCACCGCCGACTTGCAG GTGCCCGTTTTATATGGTGCCTTGGTAGAATTGGGCGCCACCTTTATCTGCCGTGTCTCCTCAAGGACTATCAGCGAGCTGGGTCCCAAACAAGGCGCCGCCATTGATTCTTTCATCGCCACTTCTTTG GTGGTGATGGGCTTCAACTACTCTGGCGGCTATTACAACCCCCTGCTGGCCACGGGACTCAAGATGGGCTGCCTGGGACACACATTCGCGCAGTTCTTCGTCGTCTACTGGCTGGGCGCCACCTTGGGCAGCGTGGCTTCCTCTTACTTCTTCCGTTTGCCGGCAGTACACAACCTGCTGGTGCCCAAGGCTGCTGCGGAAGCGACAAAGCCGGCCGAGGAGGAAATCGACAGCGTCTGGCCCGACCATGAAGACTAA
- the Nt5b gene encoding cytosolic purine 5'-nucleotidase isoform X2, which translates to MSPKRGCSFFDAQEENQPDKGIFVNRSLHLQKIKFYGFDMDYTLAEYKSPQYETLGFNLVKQRLVHMGYPAEILEFGYDPSFPVRGLWFDSTYGNLLKVDAYGNILVCVHGFEFLKFSEVYELYPNKFLQLDYNRTYVLNTLFNLPETYLLACLIDFFTNSPDFIREKTGVKGGDIFMSYKSIFQDVRNAVDWVHIHGDLKSKTIENMEEYVKRDPRLPTVLARLRESGAKTFLLTNSDYNFTNKIMTFLFDFPHGARPDEPHRDWKMYFDYIVVDACKPLFFGEGTILRQVDVRTGGLKIGIHVGPIQQGFVYSGGNCDVFTQMIGAKGKDVLYVGDHIFGDILKSKKIRGWRTFLVVPELVQELHVWTDKCNLFQELQALDVRLGDMYKNLDSSAKEKPDISKLRQAIRDATHKMDLTYGMMGSLFRSGSRQTFFSSQVVRYADLYAATLLNLIYYPFSYMFRAPAMLMPHESTVAHEQRFIMESPMIARSRTYSVLDQPHPVEEEPEQTFSRTRQVERAQSQVPHARPETPRHVTHNHDEDCSDDESDEVRSGHSDPEKVTADLSAVKMGPTLIDCPAEATDVAGPCDPGAISERVLVD; encoded by the exons ATGTCCCCGAAGCGAGGCTGCTCCTTCTTCGACGCGCAGGAGGAAAACCAGCCGGACAAAGG AATATTTGTCAACAGAAGTCTTCActtgcagaaaattaaattctatgGCTTTGACATGGACTATACTCTGGCTG AGTATAAAAGCCCGCAATACGAGACGCTGGGCTTCAACCTTGTGAAGCAGCGTCTTGTGCACATGGGCTACCCTGCCGAGATTTTAGAATTTGGTTACGATCCGAGTTTCCCAGTGCGCGGCCTCTGGTTTGACTCCACCTACGGCAACCTGCTCAAAGTCGACGCCTACGGCAACATCCTCGTCTGCGTGCATGGTTTTGAATTCCTCAAATT CTCGGAGGTGTATGAGCTATACCCCAACAAGTTCCTGCAGCTTGATTACAACCGCACTTACGTACTGAACACTCTGTTTAACTTGCCTGAAACTTACCTGCTTGCTTGCCTGATCGACTTCTTCACAAACTCGCCGGATTTCAtcag AGAGAAAACTGGTGTGAAAGGAGGCGACATCTTTATGTCGTACAAGTCTATCTTCCAAGACGTCCGAAATGCGGTTGACTGGGTCCACATTCAT GGGGATCtgaagtccaaaaccatcgagaATATGGAAGAATATGTGAAACGTGATCCCCGTCTTCCCACTGTGCTAGCAAGGCTACGCGAGTCTGGCGCGAAAACATTCTTGCTCACTAACAGTGACTACAATTTCACCAACAAAATCATGACATTCCTTTTCGACTTTCCGCATGGCGCTCGA cCTGACGAGCCGCACCGTGACTGGAAAATGTACTTTGATTACATTGTGGTGGACGCTTGTAAACCATTATTTTTCGGTGAAGGGACCATTCTCAGACAAGTTGACGTACGGACTGGAGGTCTCAAGATCGGCATTCACGTCGGGCCAATCCAGCAGGGATTCGTTTACTCTGGAG gaaaCTGCGACGTGTTTACACAAATGATCGGAGCCAAAGGCAAGGACGTGCTTTACGTTGGTGACCACATTTTTGGTGACATTCTCAAAAGCAAGAAGATCCGTGGCTGGCGAACTTTCCTCGTTGTGCCGGAGCTTGTCCAAGAGCTGCATGTCTGGACTGACAAGTGCAATCTCTTCCAG GAGTTGCAGGCGCTGGACGTGCGTCTAGGAGACATGTACAAGAACCTGGACAGCTCGGCAAAGGAAAAGCCGGACATCTCAAAACTGCGTCAGGCGATCAGGGACGCGACGCACAAGATGGACCTCACCTACGGTATGATGGGCAGCCTATTCAGGTCAGGCTCGCGCCAGACCTTTTTCTCGTCGCAGGTCGTGCGCTACGCCGACCTGTACGCCGCCACCCTGCTCAACCTGATCTACTACCCCTTCAGTTACATGTTCAGAGCGCCTGCCATGCTT ATGCCGCACGAATCGACTGTCGCGCACGAGCAGCGCTTCATTATGGAATCGCCGATGATTGCCCGCTCAAGGACCTACTCCGTGCTTGACCAGCCGCATCCAGTTGAAGAGGAGCCTGAGCAAACCTTTAGTAGG actCGTCAGGTGGAGCGCGCGCAGAGCCAGGTGCCGCACGCCCGTCCGGAAACGCCGCGCCACGTGACGCACAACCACGACGAAGACTGCAGCGACGACGAATCAGACGAGGTGCGCTCAGGGCACAGCGACCCCGAAAAGGTGACCGCCGACCTGTCGGCCGTCAAGATGGGGCCGACGCTGATCGACTGTCCGGCTGAGGCGACCGACGTGGCCGGGCCGTGCGACCCGGGGGCCATCAGCGAGCGGGTTCTTGTCGACTGA
- the Aladin gene encoding aladin: MTDIGMDFSVTSVPPDGQRWFCELDGRLHSRPRQGSFNPESPLLAALTAYCENLDAPSDKAHDHWRAPLDHQPGGLFLSAPTSTAKAAVAAFYHHGWVAGLEVLSKQNRLLDRVLRSLAPKHQVGGHRPLMAAHPTDKELAVAFREDVVRVVGWAKGQAHDFKSKFRVLCLGWRPYAHHLVAGCAAGLLVWSAKQENKQYSDLPMSTGRHCLLPSPNSCPVAAVAWQPKGDYLVAAAGNELYLVRPETEHWWLLPRGAAAHLLLWSPCGRRLLAASSGASFHLWNAATWTAERWTVARGSLVAAAFSPDGRLMLFGDEAGLYCLPTDGQAFLIEQTRVTALAWDGTVLAAIHHGSAAVHVYSTRTDPQLNIRPYFVIDGKEGEIASSINFFPGAKGASLLVILWSSGRVQSFPFTTQEAFSKANSRRF; this comes from the exons ATGACAGACATTGGCATGGATTTCTCCGTGACGTCTGTCCCTCCAGACGGCCAAAGATGGTTCTGCGAACTGGACGGTCGTCTACACAGTCGGCCTCGACAGGGATCTTTTAACCCTGAGTCACCTCTGCTGGCGGCCCTGACT GCCTACTGCGAGAACTTGGACGCACCGAGTGACAAAGCGCATGACCACTGGCGTGCCCCTCTGGACCATCAGCCCGGCGGCCTCTTCCTGTCCGCCCCGACGTCAACGGCGAAAGCTGCTGTGGCCGCCTTCTACCACCACGGCTGGGTGGCAGGCCTCGAAGTGCTCTCTAAACAAAATCGCTTGCTGGACCGCGTCCTCCGCTCATTGGCTCCCAAGCACCAGGTCGGGGGTCACCGGCCTCTGATGGCCGCCCACCCGACGGACAAAGAGCTGGCCGTCGCTTTCCGAGAGGATGTTGTGCGCGTAGTTGGTTGGGCCAAAGGACAGGCACACGACTTCAAGTCTAAATTCAGGGTGCTCTGCCTTGGTTGGCGGCCGTATGCCCACCACCTCGTAGCTGGTTGTGCTGCTGGACTGCTCGTGTGGAGTGCCAAACAG GAAAACAAACAGTATTCAGATCTGCCGATGAGCACCGGGCGGCACTGCCTGCTGCCCAGTCCAAACAGCTGTCCAGTTGCCGCCGTGGCGTGGCAGCCAAAGGGTGACTACCTGGTGGCCGCGGCCGGCAACGAGCTGTACCTGGTGCGGCCCGAGACTGAGCATTGGTGGCTTCTGCCACGGGGAGCGGCCGCTCATCTGCTGCTTTGGTCACCATGCGGCCGGCGCCTGCTGGCCGCCTCATCCGGAGCCTCCTTCCACCTGTGGAACGCGGCCACCTGGACTGCTGAGCGGTGGACCGTTGCGCGAGGCTCCTTGGTGGCCGCCGCCTTTAGCCCAGACGGCCGCCTGATGCTGTTTGGCGATGAGGCTGGCCTCTATTGTCTGCCGACGGACGGACAAGCTTTCCTTATTGAGCAAACGCGCGTGACCGCCTTGGCCTGGGATGGGACGGTCCTGGCCGCTATTCATCATGGCAGCGCTGCGGTTCATGTTTACAGCACCAGAACTGATCCCCAACTCAACATTAGACCTTA TTTTGTAATTGATGGCAAGGAAGGCGAAATAGCATCATCTATCAACTTCTTCCCTGGCGCCAAGGGCGCCTCCTTGTTGGTGATCCTTTGGTCTTCAGGCAGAGTCCAATCCTTCCCTTTCACGACACAAGAAGCCTTTAGCAAAGCCAACAGCCGCAGATTCTGA
- the LOC135939779 gene encoding uncharacterized protein LOC135939779 isoform X1, which produces MSYPSYLETERIRNEVEYLKGFLARHNVSPVKVAPAIRRAPKGPSRSWRNPALLQPPLPAVVAPPAPTKILVNPNFQQGAKILVNPNFKQPKKILVNPAFSQPTAIHVNPKLLSLPKSPRVLYKSKNKLILKKQPVAASLENKPKSSPFIFKSKNKLVRQTTVVTKKSPADRKKTRPGNVTLISGERFVSNGGTRLTRLQTIQRQAKQKSLLILSNKRKSTSLPCTIFHKLGRCPKGDACERSHLSPVSLFKYKRPTPIKGTANKVIFPSVHLLEVLCWIKKIQVAEGATKKAETRYYQTTEEQECKAVRPERSKVLGELPSFIPL; this is translated from the exons ATGAGTTATCCGAGCTATTTAGAAACGGAACGGATCCGCAACGAAgtagaatatttaaaag GTTTCCTGGCGAGGCATAATGTTTCCCCAGTCAAGGTCGCCCCCGCCATAAGAAGAGCTCCCAAGGGCCCCTCTCGTTCGTGGCGCAATCCAGCTCTTCTGCAGCCTCCTCTGCCAGCGGTGGTTGCTCCTCCAGCACCCACGAAGATTCTGGTGAATCCAAACTTCCAGCAAGGAGCAAAAATACTGGTCAATCCAAACTTCAAGCAGCCAAAGAAAATACTGGTCAATCCAGCCTTTTCACAACCAACGGCCATCCACGTCAATCCGAAATTGCTTTCATTGCCGAAGAGCCCTCGAGTGCTGTACAAGAGCAAAAACAaactcattttgaaaaaacagcCTGTTGCGGCTTCTCTTGAAAATAAGCCTAAGAGCTCGCCCTTCATATTCAAGAGTAAAAACAAGCTGGTCAGGCAAACAACAGTTGTTACTAAAAAGAGTCCCGCAGACCGGAAGAAGACGAGACCAg GAAACGTTACGCTGATTAGCGGCGAGAGATTCGTCAGCAATGGTGGCACGAGACTAACAAGGCTCCAAACCATTCAGAG GCAAGCCAAGCAGAAAAGCCTCTTGATTCTGTCCAACAAAAGGAAATCTACCTCATTGCCGTGCACCATATTCCACAAGTTGGGTCGTTGCCCCAAAGGTGACGCCTGCGAGCGTTCGCACCTGTCTCCCGTGTCTCTTTTCAAATACAAACGACCCACCCCGATTAAGGGAACAGCAAACAAGGTGATTTTTCCGTCTGTTCATTTACTTGAAGTGCTAtgctggattaaaaaaattcaggtgGCTGAAGGGGCTACGAAGAAAGCAGAAACTAGGTACTACCAGACCACCGAGGAGCAGGAGTGCAAAGCCGTGCGGCCAGAGAGAAGCAAGGTTTTAGGTGAGCTGCCCTCTTTTATTCCACTGTGA
- the LOC135939779 gene encoding uncharacterized protein LOC135939779 isoform X2: protein MSYPSYLETERIRNEVEYLKGFLARHNVSPVKVAPAIRRAPKGPSRSWRNPALLQPPLPAVVAPPAPTKILVNPNFQQGAKILVNPNFKQPKKILVNPAFSQPTAIHVNPKLLSLPKSPRVLYKSKNKLILKKQPVAASLENKPKSSPFIFKSKNKLVRQTTVVTKKSPADRKKTRPGNVTLISGERFVSNGGTRLTRLQTIQRQAKQKSLLILSNKRKSTSLPCTIFHKLGRCPKGDACERSHLSPVSLFKYKRPTPIKGTANKVAEGATKKAETRYYQTTEEQECKAVRPERSKVLGELPSFIPL from the exons ATGAGTTATCCGAGCTATTTAGAAACGGAACGGATCCGCAACGAAgtagaatatttaaaag GTTTCCTGGCGAGGCATAATGTTTCCCCAGTCAAGGTCGCCCCCGCCATAAGAAGAGCTCCCAAGGGCCCCTCTCGTTCGTGGCGCAATCCAGCTCTTCTGCAGCCTCCTCTGCCAGCGGTGGTTGCTCCTCCAGCACCCACGAAGATTCTGGTGAATCCAAACTTCCAGCAAGGAGCAAAAATACTGGTCAATCCAAACTTCAAGCAGCCAAAGAAAATACTGGTCAATCCAGCCTTTTCACAACCAACGGCCATCCACGTCAATCCGAAATTGCTTTCATTGCCGAAGAGCCCTCGAGTGCTGTACAAGAGCAAAAACAaactcattttgaaaaaacagcCTGTTGCGGCTTCTCTTGAAAATAAGCCTAAGAGCTCGCCCTTCATATTCAAGAGTAAAAACAAGCTGGTCAGGCAAACAACAGTTGTTACTAAAAAGAGTCCCGCAGACCGGAAGAAGACGAGACCAg GAAACGTTACGCTGATTAGCGGCGAGAGATTCGTCAGCAATGGTGGCACGAGACTAACAAGGCTCCAAACCATTCAGAG GCAAGCCAAGCAGAAAAGCCTCTTGATTCTGTCCAACAAAAGGAAATCTACCTCATTGCCGTGCACCATATTCCACAAGTTGGGTCGTTGCCCCAAAGGTGACGCCTGCGAGCGTTCGCACCTGTCTCCCGTGTCTCTTTTCAAATACAAACGACCCACCCCGATTAAGGGAACAGCAAACAAG gtgGCTGAAGGGGCTACGAAGAAAGCAGAAACTAGGTACTACCAGACCACCGAGGAGCAGGAGTGCAAAGCCGTGCGGCCAGAGAGAAGCAAGGTTTTAGGTGAGCTGCCCTCTTTTATTCCACTGTGA